A stretch of Natronococcus sp. CG52 DNA encodes these proteins:
- a CDS encoding DUF2797 domain-containing protein yields MQLVGYEPSGRGSALLLSGGDAVERRALESGDTLSYSLGSRHCAGVIDDGKHVSCDRPAAPYCEYHTSTWVCARCTGTCLKDEMDCYEEHAVYISAFAPDTFKVGVTKHRRLETRLREQGADRAAHVHTVSNGRIARELESEIAEWLVDRVRTGSKVASLSSTVDEPAWERVLERFDVVERFDLEYGLELDARPVRETIASGTVVGVKGRLLVLETGGTTYAVDMRDLVGYDLEEGRTDRSLQSSLGSFG; encoded by the coding sequence GTGCAACTGGTCGGCTACGAACCGAGCGGACGGGGGTCGGCGCTGCTCCTGAGCGGCGGCGACGCGGTGGAGCGCCGCGCCCTCGAGTCCGGAGACACGCTCTCCTATTCGCTGGGTTCGCGCCACTGTGCCGGCGTTATCGACGACGGCAAGCACGTTTCCTGCGATCGTCCGGCCGCGCCCTACTGCGAGTACCACACGAGCACGTGGGTCTGTGCCCGCTGTACGGGCACCTGTCTGAAGGACGAGATGGACTGTTACGAGGAGCACGCCGTCTACATCTCCGCGTTCGCGCCGGACACGTTCAAGGTCGGCGTCACCAAGCACCGGCGCCTCGAGACGCGGCTCCGCGAGCAGGGCGCCGATCGAGCGGCCCACGTCCACACGGTCTCGAACGGCCGGATCGCCCGAGAACTCGAGAGCGAGATCGCCGAGTGGCTGGTCGACCGGGTCCGAACCGGGTCGAAGGTCGCGTCGCTTTCGAGCACCGTCGACGAACCGGCCTGGGAGAGGGTCCTCGAGCGGTTCGACGTCGTCGAGCGGTTCGACCTCGAGTACGGACTCGAACTCGACGCCCGTCCGGTTCGCGAGACGATCGCCTCGGGGACGGTCGTCGGCGTCAAGGGACGGCTGCTCGTCCTCGAGACCGGCGGCACGACTTACGCCGTCGACATGCGCGACCTCGTCGGCTACGACCTCGAGGAGGGGAGGACGGATCGGAGCCTCCAGTCCTCGCTCGGATCGTTCGGCTGA
- a CDS encoding phosphatase PAP2 family protein — protein MLAQVLVQLVVVITLMTLAGIVLFVGRYRLRETRFEWKDRLRAAAPITLLLATVLLGNSAARHFVPDFSWMIGWNLTGPIYEIEGQFILWLQSQATPAVTAYFSFIYIYGYVFLLVFPVVAYFALSNTRPLRELLTAYTLNYTLGLVLYVFVIAYGPRNVMPELVEALMYDTYPKYQHLTRQVNRNTNVFPSLHTSLAATVGILAYRTRDVYPRWYPVAGLLAISVAISTMYLGIHWAIDVLAGIVLAYVCVELSRVLVGRWSLSERVNLERWVPSIRRQ, from the coding sequence ATGCTGGCCCAGGTACTTGTTCAGTTGGTCGTCGTCATCACCCTCATGACGCTCGCCGGAATCGTCCTCTTCGTCGGTCGCTACCGGCTTCGGGAGACCCGCTTCGAGTGGAAAGACCGACTGCGCGCGGCCGCGCCGATCACCCTGCTTCTCGCGACCGTGTTGCTCGGCAACAGCGCAGCCAGACACTTCGTCCCCGATTTCTCGTGGATGATCGGCTGGAACCTCACGGGGCCGATTTACGAGATCGAAGGTCAGTTCATCCTCTGGCTCCAGTCCCAGGCGACGCCAGCGGTGACGGCGTACTTCTCCTTCATCTACATCTACGGCTACGTCTTCCTGCTCGTCTTCCCCGTCGTCGCCTACTTCGCGCTGTCGAACACCCGACCGCTGCGAGAGCTGCTGACGGCGTACACGCTCAACTACACGCTCGGGCTGGTGCTGTACGTCTTCGTCATCGCCTACGGACCGCGCAACGTAATGCCCGAACTCGTCGAGGCGCTCATGTACGACACGTACCCGAAGTACCAGCACCTCACCCGCCAGGTCAACCGCAACACGAACGTCTTCCCGTCGCTACACACCTCGCTCGCGGCCACCGTCGGCATCCTCGCCTACCGGACGCGGGACGTCTACCCGCGCTGGTATCCCGTCGCAGGCCTGCTGGCGATCAGCGTCGCCATCTCGACGATGTACCTGGGGATCCACTGGGCGATCGACGTCCTCGCCGGGATCGTCCTCGCGTACGTCTGCGTCGAACTCTCGCGGGTGCTCGTCGGCCGCTGGTCGCTCTCTGAGCGAGTGAACCTCGAGCGGTGGGTGCCCTCGATTCGTCGGCAGTAA
- a CDS encoding BsuPI-related putative proteinase inhibitor gives MALEGTLEATVSSGTPGSDAVTFAFTVTNTGSEPVELQFSDACKAEFVVEDEGREVWRYTDGRMFAQMISSERIAPGEEATYEAEWEDPRSGEYTAVAELHAQEAICEARTDVSVP, from the coding sequence ATGGCACTCGAGGGGACGCTCGAGGCGACGGTATCGTCGGGGACGCCGGGATCGGACGCGGTGACGTTCGCGTTCACCGTCACCAACACCGGCTCCGAGCCGGTCGAACTGCAGTTCTCGGACGCCTGCAAGGCGGAGTTCGTCGTCGAGGACGAGGGCCGGGAGGTCTGGCGCTACACCGACGGTCGAATGTTCGCCCAGATGATCAGCTCCGAGCGGATCGCACCCGGCGAGGAAGCGACCTACGAGGCCGAGTGGGAGGACCCGCGGTCGGGCGAGTACACCGCGGTAGCCGAGTTGCACGCCCAGGAGGCAATCTGTGAAGCCCGGACTGACGTCTCGGTTCCGTAG
- a CDS encoding class I SAM-dependent methyltransferase, whose amino-acid sequence MDRFRNTRQPDWDWWGKLWPTPGATLRRLGVDRGRTLAEVGSGNGYFALPAARITEPGPVYAVDLDESLLAELEELAAQQEIENVRTVRGDARELDRILPEPVDTVLLANAFHGIDDRETVLEAASASLRPGGTFVVVNWRDRPRAETTVDGEPRGPPTDLRVGVDETRESVLERTDLAFERAVDLLPHHYGLVFAR is encoded by the coding sequence ATGGACCGCTTCCGAAACACGCGCCAGCCCGACTGGGACTGGTGGGGCAAGCTCTGGCCGACGCCGGGTGCGACGCTTCGCCGACTCGGCGTCGATCGCGGGAGGACGCTCGCGGAGGTCGGTTCGGGCAACGGCTACTTCGCGCTCCCGGCCGCCCGGATCACCGAGCCGGGGCCGGTGTACGCCGTCGACCTCGACGAGTCGCTGCTCGCTGAACTCGAGGAACTCGCGGCCCAGCAAGAGATCGAGAACGTCCGGACGGTGCGCGGCGACGCCCGCGAACTCGACCGGATACTTCCCGAGCCGGTCGATACCGTCCTGCTGGCGAACGCGTTTCACGGCATCGACGACCGGGAGACGGTCCTCGAGGCCGCGTCCGCTTCGCTCCGGCCCGGCGGAACGTTCGTCGTCGTCAACTGGCGGGATCGTCCTCGAGCGGAGACGACCGTCGACGGCGAGCCCCGCGGCCCTCCGACCGACCTCCGTGTCGGGGTCGACGAGACGCGCGAGAGCGTTCTCGAGCGCACCGACCTCGCGTTCGAACGGGCGGTCGACCTCCTGCCGCACCACTACGGACTGGTGTTCGCGCGGTAG